From Microbacterium croceum, a single genomic window includes:
- the guaB gene encoding IMP dehydrogenase produces MEQHDPFGFVGLTYDDVLLLPGHTDVIPSEADTSSRITRRISVATPLLSSAMDTVTESRMAIAMAREGGIGILHRNLSIADQAAHVDRVKRSESGMITDPITTTEDATVEEVDALCAKYRISGLPVVNADGTLVGIITNRDMRFVSGFERQTTFVKDVMTSEGLVTAPVGVAAGEVIALFAKHRVEKLPLIDDEGKLAGLITIKDFDKSEKYPLATKDDQGRLRVGAAIGFFGDAWERAEALRDAGVDVLVVDTANGQSQGVIDLVRRLKADESFAHIDVIGGNVATREGAQALVDAGVDAVKVGVGPGSICTTRVVAGVGVPQVTAVYEASLAAGPAGVPVIADGGLQYSGDIAKALVAGADAVMLGSLLAGTDESPGEIVFQSGKQFKQYRGMGSLGAMQTRGKQTSYSKDRYFQADVPSDDKLIPEGIEGQVPYRGPLAAVAYQLVGGLRQSMFYVGARTIEELKQRGKFVRITSAGLKESHPHDVQIVVEAPNYKK; encoded by the coding sequence ATGGAACAGCACGATCCCTTCGGTTTCGTCGGACTGACGTACGATGACGTGCTGCTGCTGCCCGGGCACACCGACGTGATCCCCAGCGAGGCGGACACCTCGTCGCGGATCACGCGCCGCATCTCGGTCGCGACGCCCCTGCTCTCGAGCGCGATGGACACGGTCACCGAGTCGCGCATGGCGATCGCGATGGCGCGCGAGGGCGGCATCGGCATCCTGCACCGCAACCTCTCCATCGCCGACCAGGCCGCGCACGTCGACCGCGTCAAGCGGAGCGAGTCCGGCATGATCACCGACCCGATCACGACGACCGAGGACGCGACCGTCGAAGAGGTCGATGCCCTGTGCGCCAAGTACCGCATCTCGGGCCTCCCCGTCGTCAACGCCGATGGCACGCTGGTCGGCATCATCACGAACCGCGACATGCGCTTCGTCTCGGGCTTCGAGCGCCAGACCACGTTCGTCAAGGACGTCATGACGTCTGAGGGACTCGTCACCGCTCCCGTCGGCGTCGCCGCCGGCGAGGTCATCGCGCTGTTCGCGAAGCACCGTGTCGAGAAGCTGCCACTGATCGACGACGAGGGCAAGCTCGCCGGACTGATCACCATCAAGGACTTCGACAAGAGCGAGAAGTACCCTCTCGCCACCAAGGACGACCAGGGGCGCCTGCGCGTCGGCGCGGCTATCGGATTCTTCGGTGACGCGTGGGAGCGCGCCGAGGCGCTGCGCGACGCCGGGGTCGACGTGCTCGTGGTCGACACCGCCAACGGTCAGTCCCAGGGGGTCATCGACCTCGTCCGGCGTCTGAAGGCAGACGAGTCGTTCGCGCACATCGACGTCATCGGCGGCAACGTCGCCACCCGCGAGGGCGCCCAGGCGCTCGTCGACGCGGGAGTCGACGCCGTGAAGGTCGGCGTCGGGCCCGGATCCATCTGCACCACCCGCGTGGTCGCCGGCGTCGGAGTCCCCCAGGTCACCGCGGTCTACGAGGCCTCGCTCGCCGCAGGCCCCGCGGGCGTTCCGGTCATCGCGGACGGCGGCCTGCAGTACTCCGGTGACATCGCCAAGGCCCTCGTGGCCGGCGCCGACGCGGTCATGCTGGGCTCCCTCCTCGCCGGTACCGATGAGTCGCCGGGTGAGATCGTCTTCCAGTCGGGCAAGCAGTTCAAGCAGTACCGGGGCATGGGGTCGCTCGGCGCGATGCAGACCCGCGGCAAGCAGACCTCGTACTCGAAGGACCGCTACTTCCAGGCCGACGTCCCCAGCGACGACAAGCTCATCCCCGAGGGCATCGAGGGTCAGGTGCCCTATCGCGGTCCGCTCGCTGCCGTCGCCTACCAGCTCGTCGGCGGGCTGCGTCAGTCGATGTTCTACGTCGGGGCCCGCACGATCGAGGAGCTCAAGCAGCGCGGCAAGTTCGTGCGCATCACCTCGGCCGGGCTCAAGGAGTCCCACCCGCACGACGTGCAGATCGTCGTCGAAGCTCCCAACTACAAGAAGTAG